The candidate division WOR-3 bacterium nucleotide sequence GCCGACCTGCCCAAGTCCCGTCTCGGCGTGGATGTGGGGCACGAGTTTGCGCCGGAGTACATCCGCATCCGGGGCAAGGCGCCGGTCATCAATGAGCTCAAGGCGGCAGCCCGGACGGCAAAGTCGATCTTCATAGCGACTGACCCGGACCGCGAAGGCGAGGCGATCGCCTATTCGGTGGCGTTTGAGATTGGAGGGACCGGAGACGGGCGACCGGAGACCGGCGTACCTGTCAAGCGGGTGCTGATTTTCGAGATTACGCCCAAGGGCCTGAAAGAGGCCATGGCCGCGCCGGGCGAGATCGACATGAAGAAGGTCGATTCGCACCGGGCGCGGCGCGTGCTCGACCGGCTGGTCGGCTACCAGGTGTCCCCGCTGCTCTGGAAGATCGTGCGCGGCGGGTTGTCCGCGGGCAGGGTGCAGACCGTGGCCCTGCGCATGCTCGTCGACCGGGAGCGTGAGATACAGGCGTTCAAGCCCGAGGAGTTCTGGACCATCAAGGCGCTGTTCGAGAAGAACAGCGATAGAGGGATAGAGGGAGTAAGGGAGAGAGTGGCGGAACCGGGCGGGGGAGCGACATTCGAGGCGCAGCTGGCCAAGATCGGGGGCGAGGACTGCAAGATCAGGAGCGCGGCCGAGATGGAGGCGGTGAAGCAGGGCTGCGCCGCGGCCCGGTTCGCGGTGGCGGAGGTGAAGACGCGCGACCGGGCGCGGAGACCGCTGCCGCCTTTCATCACCGCGACGATGCAGCAGGACGCGGTGCAGCGGCTGAGTTTCCCGGCCCGCAAGGCGATGTCGGTGGCGCAGCAGCTCTTCGAGGGTATCGACATGGAGAAGGAGACCGCGGGCCTCATCACCTATCCGCGCACCGATTCGTTCCGCGTCGCCGACACCTTCGTGCGCGATACGCGCCAATTCGTCGCCGACAGCTTCGGCCCGGAGTTCCTGCCGGAGAAGCCGCGGCACTACCCGGACAAGAAGGGAGCGCAGGGCGCACACGAAGCGATCCGGCCCACCCGGATCGAGCGCACGCCGGACTCGGTGAAGCGATTTCTCACCCCGGAGCAGTTCCGGCTCTACGACCTGATCTACCGCCGTTTCCTGGCCAGCCAGATGGCCGACGCGGTCTATTCCCTGGTGGAGGCGCAGATCATAGGAAAGGCCGAACGCCGAACGACGAACGCCGAAGGGCAGAACGCCGGACTGGAGAGTGGAGAGTATCTGTTCAAGGCCGAGGCCCTGAAGTGCAAGTTCAGCGGCTTCGAGCGCATCTACGGCGAACCGGAGAAAGAGAAGACGCTGCCCGCGCTCGCCCCGGCTGAGCCGCTGGCGATGAAAGAGTTCCGGCCCGAGCAGAAGTTCACTCAGCCGCCCGCGCGCTACACCGAGGCGACGCTCATCAAGCGGCTGGAGACGAACTCCATCGGCCGCCCGTCGACCTACGC carries:
- the topA gene encoding type I DNA topoisomerase → MPRKARRTPPNAPRRKVRAVAVKDKPHSDEAATTTTRPKSEARNRRPEARGPGEVRSRKPKAKGQNQDTRVRAKAEGRSQKAEVRSADARKPGTGRDLLIVESPTKARTIGRLLAGKMHVLSSRGHIADLPKSRLGVDVGHEFAPEYIRIRGKAPVINELKAAARTAKSIFIATDPDREGEAIAYSVAFEIGGTGDGRPETGVPVKRVLIFEITPKGLKEAMAAPGEIDMKKVDSHRARRVLDRLVGYQVSPLLWKIVRGGLSAGRVQTVALRMLVDREREIQAFKPEEFWTIKALFEKNSDRGIEGVRERVAEPGGGATFEAQLAKIGGEDCKIRSAAEMEAVKQGCAAARFAVAEVKTRDRARRPLPPFITATMQQDAVQRLSFPARKAMSVAQQLFEGIDMEKETAGLITYPRTDSFRVADTFVRDTRQFVADSFGPEFLPEKPRHYPDKKGAQGAHEAIRPTRIERTPDSVKRFLTPEQFRLYDLIYRRFLASQMADAVYSLVEAQIIGKAERRTTNAEGQNAGLESGEYLFKAEALKCKFSGFERIYGEPEKEKTLPALAPAEPLAMKEFRPEQKFTQPPARYTEATLIKRLETNSIGRPSTYATIVSTLFDRTYAERREGRLFPTELGTIVCDVLVPRFSDIFELGFTREMEKELDLVEEGAEKWQEVIGRFYRPFKQDLDKVADGAADIKQDLSRELEEKCPECGANLAERWGRFGKFIACSTYPQCKYIKKEKPKLLDEKCPQCGKPLVERSGRFGPFKACSGYPECRYIKKEEPGPDLKPGEPCPRCGKPLAEKRGRFGVFVACTGYPDCRFMVRGKRPEPKVLEEKCPQCGKNLVERKGRFGPFIACPGYPKCKYIKKEKGKGEMNKAVQTEEA